Proteins encoded together in one Candidatus Spechtbacterales bacterium window:
- a CDS encoding AbrB/MazE/SpoVT family DNA-binding domain-containing protein: protein MGRRKLEEKNIRKIMRTGREGASFGLTLPKEIVKKLGWRERQKVVVEEKDGKIIIKDWKK, encoded by the coding sequence ATGGGCAGGCGGAAATTAGAAGAAAAAAATATAAGGAAAATAATGCGGACAGGGCGCGAGGGCGCTTCGTTTGGTTTAACTTTACCAAAAGAGATAGTAAAAAAGCTCGGCTGGCGCGAGCGGCAAAAAGTTGTAGTTGAAGAAAAAGACGGCAAGATTATTATAAAGGATTGGAAAAAATAG
- a CDS encoding NUDIX domain-containing protein: MTKDGEKLNIVNKKGEIIGEATREDIHEKGLLHREVHVWLYTPDCKIIFQHRAKDKDTYPDLLDASVGGHVEIGDSFETAAVKELEEEASIEANIDELQYILTMRGRFYDEITGMTNNVLRAIYVFQ; this comes from the coding sequence ATGACTAAAGATGGCGAAAAATTAAATATTGTAAATAAAAAAGGAGAAATAATTGGTGAGGCAACAAGAGAGGATATACACGAAAAGGGTTTATTGCACAGAGAGGTGCACGTATGGTTGTATACTCCGGATTGTAAAATAATATTCCAACACAGGGCTAAAGATAAGGATACATATCCCGATTTGCTTGACGCTTCGGTTGGCGGGCATGTTGAGATAGGTGATAGCTTTGAAACTGCAGCCGTCAAGGAGCTTGAAGAAGAAGCAAGCATAGAGGCGAATATTGACGAACTTCAATATATTTTGACCATGAGAGGCCGTTTTTATGATGAGATAACAGGGATGACTAACAATGTACTGCGCGCGATTTATGTTTTTCAATAG
- a CDS encoding type II toxin-antitoxin system death-on-curing family toxin → MRYLTSEQILLIHSMVVDETGGSHGVRDSHAVLSLESAPKQKVFGKILYNSIYEKAAVYLREIITQHPFVDSNKRTAITVASVFLENNGYIFKATDEEVVEFALKTVEDKLEISDIVKWLKSHSNKIDKR, encoded by the coding sequence GTGCGCTATTTAACTTCAGAGCAAATACTTTTAATACATTCCATGGTAGTTGATGAAACTGGAGGCTCTCATGGTGTGCGTGATAGTCACGCCGTTTTGAGTTTGGAAAGCGCGCCAAAACAAAAAGTTTTTGGAAAAATTCTTTACAACAGTATTTACGAAAAAGCCGCTGTATATCTGCGGGAGATAATAACACAGCATCCTTTTGTGGACAGTAATAAACGAACCGCAATAACTGTCGCCTCTGTGTTTTTGGAAAATAATGGATATATATTTAAAGCCACTGATGAAGAGGTGGTTGAGTTTGCATTAAAGACAGTTGAGGATAAATTAGAAATTTCTGACATTGTAAAATGGCTGAAAAGCCATTCCAATAAAATTGACAAGAGATAA
- the rpoC gene encoding DNA-directed RNA polymerase subunit beta', with product MSLKVSDLKSIQLKIASPEDILSWSHGEVTKPETINYRTQKPEKDGLFCERIFGPEKDYECYCGKYRRVRYKGVICDKCGVEVTRSSVRRERMGHIKLATPIAHIWFLRGVPSRMGMILGAPIQQLEKVIYYANYIVISLDGEKKEDAIKRVHAEYKKKVRGLEDKEKAKLKELRDRELSRLKNLKLLAILNEYDYHDMSLKYGEIFEASTGSEPVKKILQDLDLDKLIKELKKEIQDKGTNSVAKKKVYRRLILAQRMKDADIDPDWMFLTYLPILPPELRPMVQLDGGRYASSDLNDLYRRVINRNNRLKRLIELNAPEVIVRNERRMLQEAVDALLDNSARPGKTVVTATSGGRRALKSLADMLKGKQGRFRQNLLGKRVDYSGRSVIVVGPELDLSQCGLPKKMALELFRPFVINQILEKELAYNVRAANHMIDDAPPEVWAILEGVIEGKYVLLNRAPTLHRLGVQAFQPVLIEGNAIQLHPLVCTAFNADFDGDQMAVHLPLSEEAQEEARTLMLSSVNLSKPATGEPIVNPTKDMVLGCYWMSKIKEGAKGEGEAFYSMDDVILAFDSGVMNIKASIKLKVDRDNPKFKNIPEDERFIETCAGRVIFNDALPEEYPFINEELNSKALKNITAEILREFGAEETVGVLDRIKNLGFHYSTISGTTWSMDDLKVPDEKPGILKEAHKRIAEIQGQFEDGLLSTQERRSKIIEVWAESKRKVEKMVPKYLDPHGSVALIVSSGARGSWSQPVQMMGMKGSVVNPAGQIMEMPVESSYKEGFTALEYFISTHGARKGTADTALRTASAGYLTRRLVDVTQDLIVRNKKCDDVKGAVFLRENIKDTGQAFSEKIYSRVAAASVKGKDKTVIVKKGDFIDYTKAKQIDADDSIREVKAFSPITCKDGSICARCYGLDLGRGEIVVSGEAVGVIAAQAIGEPGTQLTMRTFHTGGVAGTADITQGLPRIEEIFEVRTPKGKAAISEVDGKVEAIEDTEKARVIKIKTSNGPVTVESKKSSGKKSKAKDVVEYAVPLNVALWVEKGDLVTPGAQLTEGNIDLKELYKQKGKEGVQKYVVDEVQKIYTSHGATIHDKHIEIIARQMFSRVRISEPGDSRFSPGEIVVQSQFQIANETLENAKKEKAKGTRLLLGITKVALTTDSFLSAASFQETARVLIQAAIEGRKDELKGLKENVIIGKIIPAGTGYNKKK from the coding sequence ATGAGCCTTAAAGTATCAGACCTAAAATCAATACAATTAAAAATCGCCTCTCCCGAGGACATTCTTTCGTGGTCGCATGGCGAGGTTACAAAGCCCGAAACCATTAATTACAGAACCCAAAAGCCTGAAAAGGACGGTCTTTTTTGCGAGAGAATATTTGGTCCCGAAAAGGACTATGAGTGCTATTGTGGAAAATACAGAAGGGTAAGATATAAGGGTGTTATTTGTGATAAGTGTGGTGTTGAGGTAACACGTAGCAGTGTGAGGCGTGAGCGAATGGGCCACATTAAGCTTGCTACCCCCATAGCCCACATCTGGTTTTTGAGAGGAGTGCCCAGCAGGATGGGTATGATACTTGGAGCTCCTATACAACAATTGGAGAAGGTTATATATTACGCGAACTATATAGTTATTAGTTTGGATGGTGAAAAAAAGGAAGATGCTATCAAGCGTGTTCATGCCGAGTACAAGAAAAAGGTACGCGGTTTAGAGGATAAAGAAAAAGCCAAACTTAAAGAGTTGCGCGACAGAGAGTTGTCAAGACTTAAGAATCTTAAACTTCTTGCTATTTTGAATGAATACGATTATCACGACATGAGTCTAAAGTATGGTGAGATATTTGAGGCCAGTACAGGTTCTGAACCGGTAAAGAAGATATTGCAGGATCTTGACCTTGATAAACTCATTAAAGAACTTAAAAAGGAGATACAGGATAAGGGGACAAATTCCGTTGCGAAAAAGAAGGTATACCGCAGATTGATTTTAGCGCAAAGAATGAAAGATGCCGACATAGATCCTGACTGGATGTTTCTGACATACCTTCCTATATTGCCTCCTGAGCTTAGGCCTATGGTGCAATTGGATGGAGGCAGGTACGCGTCAAGCGACCTTAACGACCTCTATAGAAGAGTGATTAACAGAAATAATCGCCTTAAGCGTCTGATTGAACTTAACGCGCCTGAAGTTATTGTTAGAAATGAACGCAGAATGCTCCAAGAAGCGGTGGATGCGTTGCTGGATAATTCCGCGCGACCGGGAAAGACTGTTGTTACCGCAACATCCGGCGGAAGAAGAGCGCTTAAATCACTCGCGGACATGCTAAAAGGAAAGCAGGGAAGATTTCGCCAAAACTTGCTTGGTAAGCGTGTGGACTATTCGGGACGCTCCGTTATTGTTGTCGGCCCTGAGCTTGATTTAAGCCAGTGCGGTCTGCCTAAAAAGATGGCGCTTGAACTCTTTAGACCTTTTGTTATAAATCAAATTTTAGAAAAAGAACTCGCATATAACGTGCGCGCGGCTAATCATATGATAGACGACGCGCCTCCCGAGGTGTGGGCCATATTGGAAGGAGTAATTGAAGGCAAGTATGTGCTTTTGAACAGAGCTCCTACTCTGCACCGCTTAGGTGTACAGGCATTTCAACCTGTACTTATAGAGGGTAACGCGATTCAGTTACACCCGCTTGTTTGTACCGCATTTAATGCGGACTTTGACGGTGACCAGATGGCTGTGCATTTACCGCTTTCTGAAGAAGCCCAGGAGGAGGCAAGAACTCTTATGCTTTCTTCGGTTAACTTGAGTAAGCCCGCTACAGGTGAACCAATTGTTAATCCCACAAAGGATATGGTTTTAGGGTGTTACTGGATGAGTAAGATAAAAGAAGGAGCTAAGGGCGAAGGAGAGGCATTTTACTCAATGGATGATGTTATTCTCGCGTTTGACTCCGGAGTTATGAATATAAAAGCATCAATAAAACTTAAGGTTGATAGGGATAATCCCAAATTTAAGAATATTCCTGAAGACGAAAGATTTATAGAGACTTGTGCGGGAAGAGTGATTTTTAATGACGCGCTTCCTGAAGAATACCCGTTTATTAACGAAGAGCTTAACTCTAAGGCGCTTAAGAATATTACCGCGGAAATATTGCGTGAGTTTGGAGCTGAAGAGACTGTAGGAGTTTTGGATAGGATTAAAAATCTTGGTTTTCATTACTCAACAATTTCAGGCACGACATGGAGCATGGACGACCTTAAAGTTCCGGATGAAAAGCCGGGGATATTAAAAGAAGCACACAAGAGAATAGCTGAGATACAGGGACAGTTTGAAGACGGGCTTTTGAGCACACAAGAGAGGCGTAGCAAGATAATTGAGGTATGGGCCGAATCAAAGCGTAAAGTAGAAAAGATGGTTCCAAAGTATCTTGATCCGCATGGCTCAGTCGCGCTTATTGTTTCCTCCGGTGCGAGGGGCTCGTGGTCTCAGCCGGTGCAGATGATGGGCATGAAGGGTTCTGTTGTGAACCCAGCAGGACAAATTATGGAGATGCCCGTGGAGAGTAGCTACAAAGAAGGATTTACCGCTCTTGAATACTTTATTTCAACACATGGCGCGCGAAAAGGTACCGCGGATACAGCTTTGCGTACAGCATCCGCGGGATATTTGACAAGACGGCTTGTTGATGTAACACAAGACCTTATAGTACGTAATAAAAAGTGCGATGATGTAAAGGGCGCTGTTTTCCTAAGAGAAAACATTAAAGATACAGGGCAGGCATTTTCTGAAAAGATATATAGCCGTGTCGCAGCCGCATCTGTTAAGGGTAAAGATAAAACTGTAATCGTTAAGAAGGGAGATTTTATAGACTATACTAAAGCTAAGCAAATTGATGCCGACGACAGTATTAGAGAGGTTAAGGCATTTAGCCCTATAACCTGCAAGGATGGGAGTATATGCGCGAGGTGTTACGGTTTAGATCTTGGTAGAGGAGAAATAGTTGTCTCAGGCGAGGCGGTTGGAGTAATTGCCGCGCAGGCAATTGGAGAGCCCGGAACTCAGCTTACCATGCGTACGTTCCACACCGGTGGTGTGGCAGGAACCGCAGACATTACTCAGGGACTGCCTCGTATTGAAGAGATATTTGAGGTTAGAACCCCTAAGGGTAAAGCCGCTATATCAGAGGTGGATGGCAAGGTTGAAGCTATTGAAGATACAGAAAAGGCGCGCGTTATAAAAATAAAAACCTCCAACGGGCCTGTTACAGTAGAAAGCAAGAAATCATCAGGTAAAAAATCTAAAGCTAAGGATGTGGTTGAGTATGCGGTACCTTTGAACGTTGCTTTATGGGTTGAAAAGGGTGATCTTGTTACCCCGGGAGCACAGCTGACAGAAGGAAATATAGACTTAAAAGAACTGTATAAGCAGAAGGGCAAGGAGGGTGTTCAAAAGTATGTTGTTGATGAGGTGCAAAAAATATACACCTCACACGGTGCTACAATCCATGACAAGCACATAGAAATTATAGCACGCCAGATGTTCTCTCGCGTTAGGATTAGCGAACCCGGAGATTCAAGGTTTAGCCCCGGAGAGATAGTTGTGCAATCACAGTTCCAGATTGCTAATGAAACGCTTGAAAATGCTAAAAAAGAAAAGGCAAAAGGAACAAGATTGCTTTTAGGTATTACAAAAGTAGCGCTTACCACTGATAGCTTTTTGTCCGCGGCCTCTTTCCAAGAAACAGCCAGAGTGCTTATTCAAGCTGCTATAGAGGGGCGTAAAGATGAACTCAAAGGTTTGAAGGAGAACGTAATTATTGGTAAAATAATACCAG
- a CDS encoding DNA-directed RNA polymerase subunit beta, whose protein sequence is MLPIKVFSHHTYKEAELPNLLDVQRESYQWFWDKGLKALFSEISPIRDYGGKDLELWFDEYRLEEPKYTEATARKQNASYEAALRALVKLKNKKTGEIKEQEVYLGDFPLMTSRGTFVVNGVERVMISQLIRSPGAVFTSEVSRGQQRFGAKIIPNRGAWLEFETHYSGAIYLKIDRKRKIAATTILRTFGMSDADIQKAFKKIIANSEIDYILETLKQDTTKSAEEAYIEIYKRVRPGDFATADNAKNLLDNMFFNFDRYDLSNVGRWKSNQRLGGIFEELGFKTEDPKKTEFEPEDRVLKKEDLIAVIAEVIHMNEDPDAKADDIDHLGNRRVRSIGELLQNRLRVGLTRMERIAKDRMSTLDVDTVTPVQLVNARPVASVVKEFFTTGQLSQFMDNTNPLSELEHKRILSATGPGGLTRERAGFEVRDVQPSHYGRICPIQTPEGPNVGIVTRMASYARINELGFLETPYFVVKNGKLTKDIEFLNALKEERNVIASSATNVDSNNNLKDKLVQARIKGVPTFVDKKDVQYMDVSPRQSISVATAIIPFLEHDDANRALMGANMQRQAVPCVRPEAPLVGTGLEEKIAKDSGLGVYAEDNGVVEESDGNKIVVRYGNSSTKSKKGTTEYELKNFIHSNQYTVIHQSPKVKPGDKIKKGDLLADTSSVSDGVLSLGKNILVAFMPWRGGNFEDAILISERLVKNDTLSSIHIEDFTIDVRETKLGPEITTPDIPNVGEDKLKDLDEEGIVRIGAEVNPGDILVGKISPKGEADLTSEERLLRAIFGEKARDVKDTSLRTPHGKRGRVVGVTVFSRDNGDKLPTGVIKSIQVEVAQLRKIEAGDKIAGRHGNKGVISRVLMEEDMPFMPDGTPVDIVLNPLGVPSRMNIGQILETHLGWAAHELGYRAVTPTFSGATEEDIKGELKKAGLPENGKIQLRDGRTGEPFEQDVTVGYMYVLKLVHMIEDKIHMRSIGPYSLITQQPLGGKSQFGGQRFGEMEVWALEGYGAAHNLQEILTIKSDDVMGRSAAYESIIKGESIKKPNIPESFNVLVNELKALGLNVEIEEEN, encoded by the coding sequence ATGCTTCCTATAAAAGTTTTTTCTCATCATACATATAAAGAAGCAGAACTCCCTAATCTTCTGGATGTTCAGAGGGAGTCTTATCAGTGGTTCTGGGATAAGGGATTGAAGGCGCTTTTTAGCGAAATATCCCCAATAAGAGACTATGGCGGTAAAGATCTTGAGCTTTGGTTTGATGAGTATCGCCTTGAAGAGCCCAAGTATACAGAGGCTACCGCTCGCAAACAGAATGCTTCATATGAGGCGGCTTTGCGCGCGCTTGTAAAACTTAAAAATAAAAAGACCGGAGAGATAAAAGAACAGGAAGTATATCTTGGTGATTTTCCTCTTATGACATCAAGGGGTACCTTTGTTGTAAATGGTGTTGAGAGAGTAATGATTTCTCAGTTGATACGCTCTCCTGGTGCTGTTTTTACATCTGAGGTGTCACGCGGACAGCAGCGTTTTGGGGCAAAAATAATACCAAACCGAGGCGCGTGGCTTGAATTTGAAACACATTATTCAGGCGCTATTTATCTAAAAATAGACAGAAAAAGAAAAATTGCCGCAACGACTATTTTGCGTACTTTTGGTATGAGTGACGCCGATATACAAAAGGCGTTTAAAAAAATCATAGCTAATTCAGAGATAGATTATATTTTAGAAACATTAAAGCAAGACACAACAAAGAGCGCTGAAGAGGCATATATTGAAATATATAAGCGCGTACGTCCGGGAGATTTTGCAACCGCGGATAACGCAAAGAATCTTTTGGATAACATGTTCTTTAACTTTGACAGGTACGATTTGTCAAATGTCGGACGATGGAAAAGTAATCAGCGTTTAGGGGGAATATTTGAAGAGCTTGGATTTAAAACAGAAGATCCTAAAAAAACAGAGTTTGAGCCTGAGGACAGAGTGCTTAAAAAAGAAGATCTTATAGCTGTTATCGCGGAGGTTATTCACATGAACGAAGATCCCGATGCCAAGGCTGACGACATAGACCACCTGGGAAACAGAAGGGTGCGCTCTATAGGGGAGCTACTGCAAAACAGATTGCGTGTAGGACTTACCCGAATGGAAAGGATTGCAAAGGACAGGATGTCTACCCTGGATGTTGATACTGTAACTCCTGTACAGCTTGTTAATGCGAGGCCTGTTGCATCTGTTGTTAAGGAGTTTTTCACCACAGGACAACTTTCGCAGTTCATGGATAATACAAACCCATTGAGCGAACTTGAGCACAAAAGAATTCTCTCTGCTACAGGACCAGGAGGTTTAACGCGTGAACGCGCTGGTTTTGAGGTGCGTGACGTGCAGCCGTCTCACTACGGAAGAATTTGCCCCATACAGACTCCCGAAGGTCCGAATGTTGGAATCGTAACCCGAATGGCGTCTTACGCGAGAATTAATGAGTTAGGTTTTCTTGAGACTCCGTATTTTGTAGTAAAAAATGGAAAGTTGACAAAGGATATAGAATTCTTGAACGCGTTAAAGGAAGAGAGAAATGTCATAGCTTCTTCTGCTACAAATGTTGATTCAAACAACAACCTTAAAGATAAGCTTGTGCAGGCGCGAATTAAAGGAGTACCGACTTTTGTTGATAAAAAAGATGTGCAGTATATGGACGTATCTCCAAGACAGTCCATATCTGTTGCAACAGCTATAATTCCCTTCCTGGAACATGACGACGCAAATCGCGCATTGATGGGCGCGAACATGCAAAGACAGGCTGTTCCCTGTGTACGACCCGAAGCTCCGCTTGTGGGAACAGGACTTGAAGAGAAAATTGCTAAAGATTCCGGTTTGGGAGTATATGCTGAAGATAATGGCGTTGTTGAAGAGTCGGATGGCAATAAAATTGTAGTACGCTACGGAAACAGCTCCACAAAAAGTAAAAAGGGAACCACAGAATATGAGCTTAAGAATTTTATACACTCAAACCAATATACAGTAATACATCAATCTCCGAAGGTAAAGCCCGGAGATAAAATAAAGAAGGGAGATCTTTTGGCTGACACCTCATCTGTAAGTGATGGCGTGCTTTCATTGGGTAAAAACATATTAGTTGCCTTTATGCCATGGAGAGGTGGTAATTTTGAAGATGCCATTCTTATAAGTGAGCGCCTGGTTAAGAATGACACCCTTTCTTCAATACATATAGAAGATTTTACTATTGATGTTCGTGAAACAAAGCTTGGACCCGAAATAACAACACCGGATATTCCGAATGTGGGTGAAGATAAACTTAAAGACCTGGATGAGGAGGGGATTGTAAGAATAGGGGCTGAGGTAAACCCCGGAGACATACTTGTTGGAAAAATATCACCTAAGGGTGAGGCAGACCTTACCAGTGAAGAGAGACTACTTAGAGCGATATTTGGCGAAAAGGCCCGCGATGTAAAAGATACATCCTTGAGGACTCCGCATGGTAAGCGCGGAAGAGTGGTTGGAGTTACTGTATTTTCCCGTGACAATGGGGACAAGCTCCCCACCGGAGTTATTAAGTCTATACAGGTAGAGGTAGCTCAACTAAGGAAGATAGAAGCGGGAGACAAAATTGCAGGACGTCATGGTAATAAAGGAGTTATCTCCAGGGTTTTAATGGAAGAAGATATGCCTTTTATGCCCGACGGTACTCCGGTAGATATAGTGCTTAACCCGCTTGGTGTGCCTTCGCGTATGAATATTGGACAGATACTTGAAACTCACCTTGGATGGGCCGCTCATGAGCTGGGATATAGGGCTGTAACACCAACTTTTTCAGGTGCTACCGAAGAGGATATTAAGGGAGAGCTGAAAAAAGCGGGACTTCCTGAGAATGGAAAAATTCAGTTGCGCGATGGGCGCACAGGAGAGCCTTTTGAGCAGGATGTTACTGTAGGGTATATGTACGTTCTTAAGTTAGTGCACATGATAGAAGATAAGATACATATGCGTTCCATCGGACCTTATTCACTTATTACCCAACAGCCTCTTGGAGGAAAGAGTCAGTTTGGAGGACAAAGATTTGGAGAGATGGAAGTGTGGGCGCTTGAAGGTTACGGCGCAGCACATAATTTACAGGAAATATTAACCATTAAGAGTGACGATGTTATGGGACGGTCCGCCGCGTATGAAAGTATTATAAAGGGAGAGTCTATTAAAAAACCCAACATACCGGAATCCTTTAACGTGCTGGTAAATGAACTCAAGGCCCTGGGTCTTAATGTTGAAATTGAAGAAGAAAATTAA